The Camelina sativa cultivar DH55 chromosome 14, Cs, whole genome shotgun sequence genome includes a window with the following:
- the LOC104740637 gene encoding putative F-box protein At1g71320: MEDNKHNNPKTIIISQDLVEEIFYHLPIKPLARFKVLSKKWRSMIESTYFSHKQLVRTELPTPNMKLLVVSQQLSAKFDKQDSDSTTLCLDTFSIDDDHNNGKYCPSYSKIIQVLRSCDGLVLIRIYDDFRYIYLINPTTKEHIKLSPAFSQWPFTLKVRLAATPYRTWREVSQLVLLNYEGELVKMIPSLAGFGKYIVTKSYKVILIYPRVKNCDWDCFKAKIIPFDNGKQRDTCFYCLDNRRFCKEKPSVYANGSLFWLLDNTSHKPSMLLAIDLHTEKFRWILLPKCYSNYATSIEMWSLNDRLCLSDLLNGSDLGIWSLQQEYPPDEKWKKIYLLSTSQLHEKYWMFGLAAVYFGSVRKNRYQVSLARQRTIFFSPTIISPTNLML, from the exons ATGGAGGATAATAAACATAATAATCCTAAGACAATTATAATATCACAGGATTTAGTTGAAGAGATCTTTTACCATCTTCCAATAAAACCACTCGCTAGATTCAAAGTCTTGTCGAAAAAATGGAGATCGATGATCGAATCAACCTATTTTTCCCACAAGCAACTTGTTCGTACAGAATTACCAACCCCTAATATGAAACTTCTAGTTGTTAGCCAACAATTGTCGGCCAAGTTTGATAAACaagattcagactcaacaactTTGTGTTTGGATACTTTTTCTATAGATGATGATCACAACAATGGAAAATATTGTCCTTCTTATTC aaaaattattcaagtCTTGAGGTCTTGTGATGGATTGGTCTTGATTCGTATCTACGATGATTTTAGGTACATTTACTTGATCAATCCGACGACTAAAGAACACATAAAACTTTCTCCGGCATTTTCGCAATGGCCATTTACTCTTAAAGTCAGGTTAGCCGCAACGCCCTATAGAACATGGAGAGAAGTTTCTCAACTAGTCTTGCTGAATTATGAAGGTGAATTAGTGAAGATGATCCCGAGTCTTGCTGGATTTGGCAaatatattgttacaaaatcaTATAAGGTGATTTTGATATATCCAAGAGTTAAAAATTGTGATTGGGATTGTTTCAAGGCCAAGATCATACCCTTCGATAATGGTAAGCAAAGAGACACATGCTTTTATTGTTTAGATAATCGTAGATTCTGCAAAGAGAAACCATCAGTCTACGCAAATGGATCCCTCTTTTGGTTGTTAGATAATACGTCGCACAAACCTTCAATGCTACTAGCTATCGATCTTCATACTGAAAAATTTCGATGGATATTGTTACCAAAGTGTTACTCCAATTATGCTACTAGTATAGAAATGTGGAGTCTCAATGATCGTTTGTGTCTATCGGATTTGCTAAACGGTTCAGATTTGGGCATTTGGAGTTTACAGCAAGAATATCCTCCTGACGAGAAATGGAagaaaatatatcttttaaGTACCAGCCAGTTACATGAAAAGTATTGGATGTTTGGTCTAGCGGCTGTCTATTTTGGAAGTGTTAGAAAAAATCGATATCAAGTTTCTTTGGctagacaaagaacaatttttttttcgcCGACAATAATTTCTCCTACAAATTTGATGCTTTGA